A single Phoenix dactylifera cultivar Barhee BC4 chromosome 1, palm_55x_up_171113_PBpolish2nd_filt_p, whole genome shotgun sequence DNA region contains:
- the LOC103722671 gene encoding molybdopterin synthase sulfur carrier subunit isoform X2, translated as MAEESKDACDANKAVEVIKMQKTSDMAEMEVGPLIQVKVLFFARARELTGLTDISLLMPPRSTARDCMSKLLNKFPKLEEIYNSMVVALNEEYAPESTVLRNSDELAIIPPISGG; from the exons ATGGCAGAAGAATCCAAAG ATGCTTGTGATGCTAATAAAGCTGTTGAAGTGATCAAGATGCAGAAAACAAGCGACATGGCGGAGATGGAAGTGGGTCCATTGATCCAGGTTAAGGTCCTCTTCTTTGCGAGAGCTCGAGAACTTACTGGATTGACTGATATATCTCTTCTAATGCCACCACGAAGCACAGCCCGAGACTGTATGAGTAAGCTTTTAAATAAGTTTCCGAAATTAGAGGAAATATATAACTCCATGGTTGTGGCACTGAATGAAGAGTATGCTCCAGAATCAACAGTTTTGAGAAACAGTGATGAGTTAGCAATTATTCCACCAATTAGCGGAGGCTAA
- the LOC103722670 gene encoding pyrrolidone-carboxylate peptidase-like: MGSEGTSVTTIHVTGFKQFHGVSENPTETIVRNLKGYMQKKGLPKGLVLGSCNVLEVAGEGALAPLYNILESAAAGRDGESSNAGRVILIHFGVNSGSTTFAIENQAINEATFRCPDELGWKPQRVPIIPSDGDISRTRETSLPVNEITKALAKMGYLVIPSDDAGRFVCNYVYYHSLQFAEQHGIKSLFVHVPLFLTINKETQMQFAASLLEVLASLP, translated from the exons ATGGGTTCAGAAGGGACTTCAGTGACAACAATTCATGTTACTGGATTCAAACAATTTCATGGGGTGTCAGAGAACCCAACAGAAACAATTGTAAGAAATCTGAAGGGGTATATGCAGAAGAAAGGATTGCCAAAAGGCCTTGTTCTTGGGAGCTGCAATGTTCTCGAGGTTGCGGGAGAGGGGGCACTTGCTCCTCTTTATAATATCTTGGAGTCAGCTGCAGCGGGCCGCGACGGTGAATCCTCAAATGCTGGGCGAGTTATTTTG ATCCATTTTGGAGTTAACAGTGGTTCAACAACGTTTGCTATTGAGAACCAAGCAATCAATGAAGCTACTTTTCGTTGTCCAGATGAATTAGGATGGAAACCTCAG AGAGTCCCCATTATCCCTTCAGATGGAGACATTTCACGAACACGAGAG ACTTCTCTTCCAGTGAATGAGATTAccaaagccttggcaaaaatggGATACTTGGTGATACCATCAGATGATGCTGGCCGATTTGTGTGCAACTATGTTTACTATCATTCACTCCAGTTCGCAGAACAACATGGCATTAAGTCTCTTTTTGTACATGTTCCTCTTTTTCTGACAATCAACAAGGAAACCCAGATGCAATTTGCTGCTTCCCTTTTGGAAGTACTCGCTTCCTTGCCCTAG
- the LOC103722671 gene encoding molybdopterin synthase sulfur carrier subunit isoform X1: MRDLNITSVIPPFQERGRLRPWQKNPKKTSDMAEMEVGPLIQVKVLFFARARELTGLTDISLLMPPRSTARDCMSKLLNKFPKLEEIYNSMVVALNEEYAPESTVLRNSDELAIIPPISGG, translated from the exons ATGCGTGATTTAAATATCACATCGGTTATTCCCCCTTTTCAAGAGCGAGGGAGGTTGCGTCCATGGCAGAAGAATCCAAAG AAAACAAGCGACATGGCGGAGATGGAAGTGGGTCCATTGATCCAGGTTAAGGTCCTCTTCTTTGCGAGAGCTCGAGAACTTACTGGATTGACTGATATATCTCTTCTAATGCCACCACGAAGCACAGCCCGAGACTGTATGAGTAAGCTTTTAAATAAGTTTCCGAAATTAGAGGAAATATATAACTCCATGGTTGTGGCACTGAATGAAGAGTATGCTCCAGAATCAACAGTTTTGAGAAACAGTGATGAGTTAGCAATTATTCCACCAATTAGCGGAGGCTAA